From Candidatus Omnitrophota bacterium, one genomic window encodes:
- a CDS encoding carboxypeptidase-like regulatory domain-containing protein: MKRRLLIFFVIFFSLLGFFVYLTLHSMPWENDKPDFRHHAIAKTDFPIAGAAAERSLDVQADNNDAALATAPEKSFVLKAVLRLIPPCADCDVSISFYENEILSATTVKKSSSNGDAQWRHESLYKDRRYSIIASASGYVSTCKEFFVKESDLDIEIELKQTLWLSLRVESNAHIPVPGANVSLRSSVGGIFLSDIQTDGEGKAEIALPKPGEYSLSASHPMYADSTQETIRIVQNPNLYTITLNGRQGLIYGRALNAANRVIPNATIELYGSTKHNYLDKTFTNQEGRYVFQNLRLDDYFVHINAGKDWLVSDISYEGTEKLDALFPRVKLTPTQTSAEVNFQLDPSFFIGGVVIDSKRRPVSGAVVRGGLKGQRSPSGTPLESSALSSANGEFQYIVDKREKGREDLLLSAVHPIHGFGYREIANARSRHSSEPIYIVLNQPMGWLKATVRDFRSKEPQIEQPVQFFPYAHRDQKELSWKSITDKNGYVEIQLPEGSYLPELEGYKVLSPQSFGIAADRTMELPIFVEKDDAPKVLMHGLAVDPDQNPIHGARLSITDGTQSFGFTESTPDGTFQLEVREMDINENSQLAAHHRNYKTYIHPLSDLPIFETIVVNMIPYQGAVKAVFINNDGMQKLCAYLVNANNLGHIQEMRDIDSSVVYFKNIDESQGPFLIVAGGETSVGFSKPFDLRDNPSQFMEVEILLERYAANSNLSMRIIDAQTNEPISIAVCSIQGVTLHLFGGLSIFEKKAVSLEDGVAVFKNMPSSYCHLFVKHVYHGEIQKFFVYTESNKNWEITLSLPPKKGE, from the coding sequence ATGAAACGGCGGCTTCTTATCTTCTTTGTAATCTTTTTCTCTCTGCTTGGATTCTTTGTCTATCTAACTTTGCATTCCATGCCTTGGGAAAATGATAAGCCGGATTTCAGGCATCATGCCATAGCGAAGACGGATTTCCCGATCGCGGGAGCCGCTGCCGAGCGCTCTTTGGACGTTCAAGCGGATAATAATGACGCGGCGCTTGCAACGGCTCCAGAAAAATCTTTCGTATTGAAGGCCGTCCTGCGTTTGATTCCTCCCTGCGCAGATTGCGATGTTAGCATATCATTCTATGAGAACGAAATTCTTTCGGCCACAACGGTAAAAAAATCATCCTCCAACGGCGATGCGCAATGGAGGCATGAATCTCTTTATAAGGATCGCCGCTACTCCATCATCGCGTCCGCCAGCGGATACGTTTCGACTTGCAAGGAATTTTTCGTCAAGGAAAGCGATTTAGATATTGAAATCGAACTAAAACAAACCTTATGGCTTTCTCTTCGAGTGGAGTCCAACGCTCATATTCCCGTTCCCGGCGCCAATGTAAGCCTGCGATCAAGCGTCGGCGGGATTTTCTTAAGCGATATCCAAACGGACGGTGAAGGGAAAGCCGAAATTGCATTGCCGAAACCGGGCGAATATTCTCTTTCCGCCTCTCACCCGATGTACGCCGATTCGACCCAAGAAACAATCCGCATTGTACAAAATCCTAACCTATATACAATTACGCTGAATGGAAGGCAAGGATTGATCTACGGACGCGCCTTGAATGCGGCGAATCGCGTTATTCCTAACGCAACCATCGAACTTTATGGATCGACGAAACATAACTATTTAGATAAAACCTTCACCAACCAAGAAGGACGCTATGTTTTTCAAAACCTTCGGCTGGACGATTACTTTGTCCATATCAATGCAGGAAAGGATTGGCTTGTAAGCGATATTTCTTATGAAGGAACGGAAAAACTCGATGCTCTCTTTCCTCGCGTTAAGCTAACGCCAACTCAAACCAGCGCAGAAGTAAATTTTCAATTAGATCCATCCTTCTTCATTGGCGGCGTTGTCATCGATTCAAAGCGCCGTCCCGTATCCGGCGCCGTCGTTCGCGGCGGATTGAAGGGTCAAAGATCGCCGTCGGGAACGCCATTGGAATCGAGCGCATTATCCAGCGCGAATGGCGAATTTCAATATATCGTAGATAAGCGCGAGAAAGGGCGTGAAGATTTGCTTCTTTCCGCCGTTCATCCCATTCACGGCTTCGGATATCGAGAAATCGCCAATGCGCGCAGCCGCCATTCCTCCGAACCGATTTATATTGTACTGAATCAACCAATGGGATGGTTGAAAGCGACGGTTAGGGATTTTCGTTCCAAAGAACCGCAAATCGAACAGCCTGTCCAGTTTTTTCCTTACGCGCATAGAGATCAGAAAGAATTATCCTGGAAATCGATTACCGACAAGAACGGTTATGTAGAAATCCAACTTCCCGAAGGCAGCTACTTGCCCGAATTGGAAGGATATAAGGTTCTATCGCCGCAGTCGTTTGGAATCGCCGCCGATAGAACGATGGAACTCCCAATTTTCGTCGAAAAGGACGACGCCCCAAAAGTCCTTATGCATGGCCTTGCGGTCGATCCAGACCAAAATCCGATTCACGGCGCGCGCTTAAGCATAACGGATGGAACGCAGTCGTTTGGATTCACGGAATCCACGCCGGACGGAACCTTTCAGCTCGAAGTAAGGGAAATGGACATTAACGAAAACAGCCAACTCGCCGCCCATCATCGCAATTATAAAACTTACATCCATCCTTTAAGCGATTTGCCGATTTTCGAAACAATCGTTGTAAATATGATTCCCTATCAAGGAGCCGTGAAAGCAGTATTCATCAATAATGATGGGATGCAAAAATTATGCGCTTATCTTGTGAATGCCAATAATTTGGGTCATATCCAGGAAATGCGCGATATCGATTCTTCCGTAGTTTACTTTAAGAACATCGATGAAAGCCAAGGACCCTTTTTGATCGTTGCTGGTGGAGAGACTAGCGTCGGTTTTTCGAAGCCTTTCGATCTGCGGGATAATCCATCCCAATTTATGGAAGTAGAAATTCTTCTTGAGCGGTATGCCGCTAATTCCAATCTTTCCATGCGAATTATCGACGCTCAGACTAACGAACCGATATCCATCGCCGTATGTTCTATTCAAGGCGTTACGCTGCATCTATTCGGCGGTTTATCGATATTCGAAAAAAAAGCCGTCAGTTTGGAAGACGGAGTTGCCGTTTTTAAGAATATGCCCTCTTCCTATTGCCATCTGTTCGTTAAACATGTATATCATGGCGAAATTCAAAAATTCTTCGTATATACCGAATCCAATAAAAATTGGGAAATAACCTTATCGTTGCCGCCCAAAAAAGGCGAATGA